In Bradyrhizobium symbiodeficiens, the genomic stretch AGGCGCTCTGCGCCGAGATGCTGCGCGTGCTCGGCGAGCAGGCGAAATCCACCGGCGACGCGACACGTCTGCGTCTCGTCGATGACGCAGCAAGCAATTCGAACGAGGAAGGCTAGGCCATGACCGCGCTTCGCATGCGTGCCCGCGATTTCCTGACCGACGACCAGCTTGCCGACGTGCGCCAGCGTGTGACCTGGAAAGGCGTCGCACTGATCGCGCACGCCTGGGCACTCATCATCGGTGCCATCGCCCTGGTCGCGTGGTGGCCCAATCCGGTCACTTATGTCCTCGCCGTCGCGATCATCGGTTCGCGCCAGCTGGGCCTTGCGATCCTGATGCATGATGGCGCGCATGGCTGTCTGTCCGCCGATGAGAAAACCAATCTGGCCCTGAGCCAGTGGTTCTGCGCCTATCCGCTGTTTGCGGAGACGCGCAGCTACCGGCGTTACCACCTTCAGCACCATGCGCGCACCCAGCAGGAAGATGATCCGGATCTCGTGCTGTCGGCGCCGTTTCCAATTACGAAGCTGAGCTATCGCCGCAAGTTCATTCGCGACATCACCGGACAGACCGGCTACCAGCAGCGCAAGGCACAGCTGCTCAACGCGCTCGGTCCGAAGGACTGGCCGTGGCGCCAGCGCGCGGCGCATTTTTGGGAGAAGCTCGGCCCGCAATGCCTGCTCAACGCTGTGATGTTCGCAGCACTCGCGGCGGCCGGCGTGTGGTGGGCCTATCCGCTGCTGTGGCTGGTGCCGCTTCTGACCTGGATGATGGTCATCACCCGCATCCGTAACATTGCAGAGCATGCCGTCGTCCCCGACAGCAGCGATCCCTTGCGCAACACCCGCACGACGCATGCCAATGTTTTCGAGCGCCTGTTCATCGCTCCATACTATGTGAACTATCACCTCGAGCATCATCTGCTGTTCTACGTGCCCTGCTACAATCTGCCGAAGGTCCATCGCCTGCTGAGCGAGAGCCGGCACGCCGGCCGCATGGAGGTGCAGCCGAACTACGCAGCGGTGCTGCGGCTGGCGACGGCAAGGCCTGACAGGGAGGATCGGCCGGGGCAATTGGCGAGCAGCGCGCGCCGTGCGCAGGCTGGAGCGGAGGTCGATGCCAACCAGACCGCCGGTGGATTTTGACGGGACGTATCCCCAGTTGAATGCCAGCCAGGATTTCCATCGCGGCTTGACAGTCCGGCCCCTGACAGTGTCTACGGCCCCCTTTGGAGCATGATCCGGAACCATGGCCCAGGGCCGTGCGTAAAGGCCGCGTGTAATCGGCTGCCGGTCCTCGAAAGGGATCGTGCCCGACAAGCAGGGAGCGCCGATGACGGCTGCATTCACATTTCCTGGGCAGGGTTCCCAGGCGGTCGGCATGGGCAAGGCCCTGGCCGACGCTTTTCCGGTCGCGCGTGCCGTGTTCGACGAGGTCGATGCCGCGCTCGGAGAGAAGCTGACGGCGATCATCTGGGATGGTCCGGCCGAAGCCCTTCAGCTCACCCAGAATGCCCAGCCGGCGCTGATGGCGGTTTCGATCGCCACCCTGCGTGTGTTGGAAGCTGAAGCAGATTTTTCCGTGGGGCGGGATGCCGCCTTCGTAGCCGGCCACTCGCTCGGTGAATATTCGGCGCTGGCAGCGGCCGGCAGCCTGACGGTTTCGGATACCGCCCGTCTGCTTCGCACTCGCGGTCTCGCAATGCAAAAGGCCGTCCCGGTCGGCGCCGGCGCGATGGCCGCTCTGCTCGGGCTCGACTACGAGGCCGCCATGGCGGTCGCCGGCGAGGCGGCGCAGGGGCAGGTCTGCCAGGCCGCCAACGACAATGGCGGCGGGCAGGTGGTTGTCTCCGGCGACAAGGCTGCGGTCGATCGCGCCGTCGAGATCGCCAAGACCAAGGGCGCCAAGCGCGCGATGTTGCTGCCGGTCTCCGCCCCGTTCCACTGTAAGCTGATGCAACCCGCCGCCGACGCCATGGCGGAAGCGCTCTCGAAGGTCACGATCAAGGCGCCGGCTGCGCCGCTGGTGTCGAACGTGCTGGCGAGCGCCATCACCGATCCCGACGAGATCCGCCGCCGGCTGGTCGAACAGGTTACCGGCACCGTGCGCTGGCGCGAGTCGGTTGCCTATATGGCAGGGCAGGGCGTCACCCGTTTCTTCGAGATCGGCGCCGGCAAGGTGCTGACGGGACTCGTCAAGCGTATTGCCGACGGCGCCGTCGGCGTTGCCGTGGGCGGACCGAACGATATTGCTGCCGCCAAGGATGCATTGGCCGCCGCGAAGCAGAGCTAGAGGAGTTCTCGATGTTCGATCTGACTGGCAAAAAAGCGCTCGTCACCGGCGCGACCGGCGGCATCGGTGGCGCGATCGCGCAGGCGCTGCATGCGCAGGGCGCGACCGTCGCGATCTCAGGAACGCGCAAGGAAGTGCTGGATGAGCTTGCCGGCAAGCTCGGCGAGCGTACCTTTGTACTGCCTTGCAATCTCTCCAAGGCCGACGAGGTCGAGGCGCTGGTGCCTGCTGCGGAAGCGGCAATGGGACAGGTCGACATCCTCATCGCCAATGCCGGCATCACCCGCGACAATCTCTTCGTGCAGCTTCGTGACGAGGATTGGGAGGAGGTCATCAACATCAATCTGACCTCGACTTTCCGCCTGGCGCGCGCCGCCACCAAGCTGATGATGCGCAAGCGCTTCGGCCGCATCATCGCCATCACCTCGGTGGTCGGCGTTACCGGCAATCCCGGGCAAGGCAACTATACTGCGTCGAAGGCGGGCCTGATCGGCATGATCAAGACGTTGGGGGCCGAATACGCCAAGCGCGGCGTCACCGCCAACTGCATCGCGCCGGGCTTCATCAAGACGCCGATGACCGATGCGCTCAACGACAAGCAGCGCGAAACGATTCTGACGAGGGTTCCGGCCGCCCGCCTGGGGACGCCCGAGGACATCGCCGCGGCCGCCGTCTACCTGAGTTCAAACGAAGCAGCCTACGTCACCGGGCAGACCATCCACGTCAACGGCGGTATGGCTATGATCTGACGTCTCGTTCGGCACTGCCCACAGGGGCGGCGCCGAATGCGGCAAACAGCCGTTTCCGGAGCGAAATGAGGCTTGTAGTCAAGGTAATTGAAGTATGCTAACCGGACCTTCAACGGATGGGCAAAGAACGCCATTGCAGGTTTTTGAAACCCTGTATATTGGCGATGCGGAGCCTTGGCCGACGTTCGCCGGGTCCTGTATCGGTTAGCATGGGGCCAAATCAAAGTTCGTAAGCGAAGGCAAGTAACGCGACCACGACGGCTCGTATCGTCCCGGGGGGTCGGGTCTACAGGGAACAACACGAGGTTATGCAATGAGTGACATTGGCGAACGGGTTAAGAAGATCGTGGTCGAACACCTTGGTGTTGAACCCGAGAAGGTTGTCGACGCAGCGAGCTTCATCGACGACCTCGGCGCCGACAGTCTGGACACCGTCGAGCTGGTGATGGCGTTCGAAGAAGAATTCGGTTGCGAGATTCCGGACGATGCCGCGGAAACGATTCTCACCGTCGGCGACGCCACGAAATTTCTCGAAAAGAACGCGAAGAGCTAAGGCTCTTCTTTTTCGCGGGGACAACATTGAAACCGGACGGGCCGCTTTCCAGCGGTCAGCCGGTTTCTTGTTATTGGCCGTGAATCTTTCAATGCGGAGTTTTCGGATATGAGGCGGGTTGTCGTCACGGGTCTTGGCATGGTCTCGCCACTAGGCTGTGGCGTCGAGCCGACCTGGAAACGCATCCTCAACGGCGAAAGCGGTGCGCGCAGGATCGAGAGCTTCGACGTCTCCGATCTGCAGACCAAATACGCCTGCACCGTCGTGCGCGGCGACGGCACCAACGACAGCTTCAATCCCGATATCTGGATGGAGCCGAAGGACCAGCGCAAGGTCGACGACTTCATCATCTTCGGCATGGCGGCTGCGGGCCAGGCGCTCGAGGATGCCAATTGGCATCCCGAGTCCGAAGAGGACAAATGCGCGACCGGAACCATGATCGGGTCCGGCATCGGTGGCCTCAGCGGTATCGCCGAGACCGCGATCCTCCTGAAGGAACGCGGGCCGCGCCGGGTGTCGCCGTTCTTCATTCCGGG encodes the following:
- a CDS encoding fatty acid desaturase family protein; amino-acid sequence: MTALRMRARDFLTDDQLADVRQRVTWKGVALIAHAWALIIGAIALVAWWPNPVTYVLAVAIIGSRQLGLAILMHDGAHGCLSADEKTNLALSQWFCAYPLFAETRSYRRYHLQHHARTQQEDDPDLVLSAPFPITKLSYRRKFIRDITGQTGYQQRKAQLLNALGPKDWPWRQRAAHFWEKLGPQCLLNAVMFAALAAAGVWWAYPLLWLVPLLTWMMVITRIRNIAEHAVVPDSSDPLRNTRTTHANVFERLFIAPYYVNYHLEHHLLFYVPCYNLPKVHRLLSESRHAGRMEVQPNYAAVLRLATARPDREDRPGQLASSARRAQAGAEVDANQTAGGF
- the fabD gene encoding ACP S-malonyltransferase; protein product: MTAAFTFPGQGSQAVGMGKALADAFPVARAVFDEVDAALGEKLTAIIWDGPAEALQLTQNAQPALMAVSIATLRVLEAEADFSVGRDAAFVAGHSLGEYSALAAAGSLTVSDTARLLRTRGLAMQKAVPVGAGAMAALLGLDYEAAMAVAGEAAQGQVCQAANDNGGGQVVVSGDKAAVDRAVEIAKTKGAKRAMLLPVSAPFHCKLMQPAADAMAEALSKVTIKAPAAPLVSNVLASAITDPDEIRRRLVEQVTGTVRWRESVAYMAGQGVTRFFEIGAGKVLTGLVKRIADGAVGVAVGGPNDIAAAKDALAAAKQS
- the fabG gene encoding 3-oxoacyl-[acyl-carrier-protein] reductase: MFDLTGKKALVTGATGGIGGAIAQALHAQGATVAISGTRKEVLDELAGKLGERTFVLPCNLSKADEVEALVPAAEAAMGQVDILIANAGITRDNLFVQLRDEDWEEVININLTSTFRLARAATKLMMRKRFGRIIAITSVVGVTGNPGQGNYTASKAGLIGMIKTLGAEYAKRGVTANCIAPGFIKTPMTDALNDKQRETILTRVPAARLGTPEDIAAAAVYLSSNEAAYVTGQTIHVNGGMAMI
- a CDS encoding acyl carrier protein produces the protein MSDIGERVKKIVVEHLGVEPEKVVDAASFIDDLGADSLDTVELVMAFEEEFGCEIPDDAAETILTVGDATKFLEKNAKS